ctgtactgatcctgagttacatcctgtattatactccagagctgcactcactattctgctggtggagtcactgtgtacatacattacttatcctgtactgatcctgagttatatcctgtattatactccagagctgcactcactattctgctggtggagtcactgtgtacatacattacattacttatcctgtactgatcctgagttacatcctgtattatactccagagctgcactcactattctgctggtggagtcactgtgtacatacattacattacttatcctgtactgatcctgagttacatcctgtattatactccagagctgcactcactattctgctggtggagtcactgtgtacattacattacattacttatcctgtattgatcctgagttacattattatactgcagagctgcactcagtacAGTGCTGAGGGGTTTTACATGGTGGCAAGCAGCAgtttgactgcagctctggatgtggctaGAGTATAACATCAGTTAACCATCACTATTCATGGACAATATATAGTGGGCTTTGCTTCTGCACAATTTTTTGCCATATTAtagttttaatagaaaaataatagtgATAAATTGTGGCAGCGAATACGATAATTCTAGATTTCCGTGACATCACTTTGTTTGCTCTTTTTAAACCTCACGGACAGAGGTAACATCTGGAGCTCGGAGGTGGGGGAAGACTGAGTCTTGTCTTGGCAGCACTGCATTATGGATCTGGCATCGGCCCTTCCAGTCTCGCTCATGAAGCAGTAGAGCAGGGGATCGGCTAAGCAGTTGACACTTGATAACGCAACCGTCAGTTTGTATGGAACAAATATTGTATGGGCGAAGGTGCAATCGTCCGGCTCCCATATACTCCGTATTAAGAGCACGATGTGGTAGGGGGTGAAGCTGAGTGTGAACATGACCACGATGATGAGCAGCAGCTGCGTGATCTTCTGTTTGTCCTTGTCCACCGTGGCCTGGTTATTCTGCACCGCCACGTAGATCCGGTAGTAGCAGAAGATCATGATGAGCAACGGGAGAAAATGGCCGACGCCGACATTAAATAGGCTGTAATAGGATTTCCATTTCTCCATGGGAAAGATGTCGTAACAGAAAATGTCTTTGGTATTATTGAAGGTCTCCTTCTTCAGCAGGATGATGATGTTGGACGCGCTCTGCACCGTCCACACTCCGAGGCTGATATAAGTCGCCATTCTCCTCGTCCTGAGGTGCTGAAATTTAAAGGGATAGACCACAGCCAGATATCTGTCCAGGGATATACAGGTCAGGAAGGCAGCGCTGCAGTACAGATTGGTGTGCATGCTGTAGGCGCTCCATGAGCAGAGCCATTCCGTAAACCTCCAGTTATCATGATTCAGACTGAAGTCAATCCACAAGGGAAAGGTGAACGCGTAGAAGAGGTCGGAGCAGGACAGGTTAAACAGGTAGATGCCCAGCTCGTTCTTCTTCCTCACCTGCTGGTAGGAGACGTACAGTGATATGCAGTTGGCCGGGACACTCAGCACGAACACCAGTATATAAGTGGAGGGGAACAGGTACTGGTCTAGGCTGTGCTCCGGGGTGCAGTTAAGACTTTTGTTGACGTGATACATTATAATAATGATGTAATAGTCCTAACAGTCTGTGATCTCACGTCTCATAGTCAGGCGACTATGGGTGCCGGTTCATTGACGACATTTTTTACGTAACCTCTGGATCTCCGTTATTGCCTGACATACGGATAAGATATCTAATGGTTTGATGTTTTCCCGAAGTTttctagaataaagttaacacagacAAAACTGTTATAAATTATATTTGGAAAATGTGCACAGAGGAGACAGCAGTCATATGTGGCACTCACTGTATGGCGGAGACAGCAGTCATATGTGGCACTCACTGTATGGCGGAGACAGAGGAGACAGCAGTCATATGTGGCACTCACTGTATGGCAGAGACAGAGGAGACAGCAGTCATATGTGGCACTCACTGTATGGCGGAGACAGAGGAGACAGCAGTCATATGTGGCACTCACTGTATGGCAGAGACAGAGGAGACAGCAGTCATATGTGGCACTCACTGTATGGCAGAGACAGAGGAGACAGCAGTCATATGTGGCACTCACTGTATGGCAGAGACAGAGGAGACAGCAGTCATATGTGGCACTCACTGTATGGCGGAGACAGAGGAGACAACAGTCATATGTTGCACTCACTGTATGGCGGAGACAGAGGAGACAGCAGTCATATGTGGCACTCACTGTATGGCGGAGACAGCAGTCATATGTTGCCATCACAGTATGGCGGAGACAGAGGAGACAGCAGTCATATGTTGCCATCACAGTATGGCGGAGACAGAGGAGACAGCAGTCATATGTTGCACTCACTGTATGGCGGAGACAGAGGAGACAGCAGTCATATGTTGCACTCACTGTATGGCGGAGACAGAGGAGACAGCAGTCATATGTGGcactcactgtatggcagtattaaagGGGTCACCcgggcaccaaaaactgcattggattaatatttttatgtgaaaagaagtcacttactaatgaacTTTCTTGTTTAATTTGGTTCTAAGtcggtgaattgttcccggaaatgtcctgcactttcctaatattgatgacgcggcTCCACGTGACTGAGGACGTGCTGCCTGTGCTGTTCGCGTCGGCGTGTTATCAagcgcatgaccgcaaggggctgtcgctGGAGtcaccgggcagagcatcagctgataccCTGATCGGGAACTGCAGCGATCTATACACTTTGTTTCTATTCACTTCTATGCACCCACCCATATCTtcgctggtgctgctggacagtGGATtaggatagagagatagatagatggatagatattggatagatagatatgagatagatagatagatagatagatagatagatatgagatagatagatagatagatagatatgggatagatagatagatagatatgagatagatagatagatatgagatagatagatagatagatagatagatagatagatagatagatatgagatcaatACTACTTTTTTTCTTTGGCGTTTGAGAGACACTTCTGACTTTTTAAACAAATTAAACTTGGTCAAGGTAAAACAGGGACAACATATCACACTTGCATCTGTCGATGTTGTAAGTCTATACAcgtccatagaacatcattgaggTCTACAGGTTATTGCTACTTACCTACGGGAATCCAAATACACAGTAGAGGCACAACAATTCTTTCTTACTTGTTACAGATAATACTGACTGATAATCACTTCCTTTTCTGTGATCATTTCTATATACAGACtcagggtacggcaatggggtCGAATGTAGCCCCAACATATGCCAATATGTAAATGCGATATCTTGAGGAGAcgttcgtctatgtgtcccaccacttcagtcatgcACTGAggcggtggagatacatagacgacgtcttccTAATTTTTACCGGTAGTGACAGTGAATTACAacactcatttattttttttaaataccatagATCCTATGGTCAAGTTTACCCTCATAAGTTCAGACAAATCGATACAGTTTCTTGATGTACTGATTCATTTTCAGGACGGTTTTCTCACCACGGAATTGTATGTAAAGCCCACAGATAGAAATAATTTATTGGCATTTAATAGCAACCATCCACGATCGATGGTTAAAAGTCTTCCCACTagccagtatacacacacacacacacacacacacacacacacacacacacacacatgctaaACGGATAACGAGCACGGAAACAAATATCGACAAAACATTCCAGGATATGGAAAATAAATTCAGTCA
This sequence is a window from Rhinoderma darwinii isolate aRhiDar2 unplaced genomic scaffold, aRhiDar2.hap1 Scaffold_4302, whole genome shotgun sequence. Protein-coding genes within it:
- the GPR65 gene encoding G-protein coupled receptor 65 — its product is MYHVNKSLNCTPEHSLDQYLFPSTYILVFVLSVPANCISLYVSYQQVRKKNELGIYLFNLSCSDLFYAFTFPLWIDFSLNHDNWRFTEWLCSWSAYSMHTNLYCSAAFLTCISLDRYLAVVYPFKFQHLRTRRMATYISLGVWTVQSASNIIILLKKETFNNTKDIFCYDIFPMEKWKSYYSLFNVGVGHFLPLLIMIFCYYRIYVAVQNNQATVDKDKQKITQLLLIIVVMFTLSFTPYHIVLLIRSIWEPDDCTFAHTIFVPYKLTVALSSVNCLADPLLYCFMSETGRADARSIMQCCQDKTQSSPTSELQMLPLSVRFKKSKQSDVTEI